Part of the Brassica oleracea var. oleracea cultivar TO1000 chromosome C8, BOL, whole genome shotgun sequence genome is shown below.
CCCATAAAAAAATCTAATAACTACACATACGCTTCAAGCCATGTGGCCTTAGGGCTTCCAAGACTCTCTTCTTCTGCACAAGCACTTGTATAAAACCCCTCATGGTTTACTAGCAATAGTCAAAAACCCTAACTCACTTCCGCCACACTTTTTACTCAGTCGCTAGCTCAACATGGGAAGCGATACCGAAGGCGAGAAGTCGATTCAAAAGGAGGAGAAGAAGAAGATTATCTCTCTTGCTCCTATCGCCAAACCTCTCGCCGGCAAAAAGCTCCAGAAGAGGACATTCAAACTCATTCAAAAAGGTACCAATCTTATACATGCTCACTCGCGTTAGTGTTCCTTTGCTGAGATTGATGAACTAAAACTTCATCTAATATTTGTATCTGTCTGTCTCAGCTGCTGGAAACAAGTGTTTGAAGAGAGGCGTTAAGGAAGTGGTCAAGAGCATAAGACGTGGCCAAAAAGGGTTCGTTTTTTTTTTCCGTTTTCTTTTCATATATTCGTATATGTTAGTTTAATTTAAACCGTGTACAAATAAGCCGATGCTCTGGATTTAAAAATAATGAATGTAGCATGGTACTGTACACGAAAACTGAGCTATGGATCGACATGTCTGCCATCTATGAGTTTAAATATGATTAGACGGCCTGGTTTAGATCCACATTATATCCCTATTGTTATTGTTACTAGCTGATTGTAATTAGTATGCATCTATTCTAGGAAATAGATCTGTAAAATCCGTGTACAATTAAGCCGATGCTCTGGATTAATTAGATGAAGGAAGCATGGTACTGTGCACGAAAACTGAGCTTGCTGCGGATTGACATGTCTGCCCTCTCTGAGTTTTCCTTTGATAAGAGGGCCTGGTCGAGATCCACATTCTATTCTCTGTTATTGTTTTGTTTATTAGTTGTCTTAGCTATTTACTGTTTGTGGAATCCGTGTACAATTAAGCCGATGCTCTGGATTAAACACAATGATTGTAGCATGGTACTGTGCACGGAAACTAAATCATGGGCTTGAAATGTCTGTGCCCTCTCTGAGTACTTAATCGGTTCTTTGATTTGCGGGCCTGGTTTAAACCCACATTCTCTTGTCTAGTTTTAGCCATAAAAAAAAATGATTACTTGTTTCTTTGATTGCCTACTATATACATTCCTCTGGTTTGTGTTGTTTTTGTTTCAGATTATGCGTTATAGCTGGAAACATTTCTCCCATTGATGTGATCACCCATCTCCCAGTCTTGTGTGAAGAAGCTGGTGTTCCTTACGTCTACGTTCCATCCAAAGAAGTAAGCCAAATGTTCTAAATCTATCTTCTTATGTAATCTTTTTGCTCGTGTCTAAATTGTATGATGTTATAATCAGGATCTTGCGCAAGCCGGGGCAACAAAACGACCAACATGTTGCGTCTTGGTCATGCTTAAACCGGCCAAAGGAGAGCTAAGCGCAGAAGATCTTGAAAAGTTGAAGACAGACTACGAACAAGTCTCGGAAGATGTTAAAGAGCTTTCAACATCAGTAATCTGATTAGGAACTAGAATCAGAGATTCTGTTGTGCCTTAGTGGCTTTTTTGGTTATTGATTATGACGAGATTAGGGGCCCTTATAACGATTGTAATTTAGGATCATAAAACAATGTTTTTTTTTTATCAGTGATATTTGATTGATGGGCTACTAAAAATCTCTTCATTAATTACGTTTCCAACAGCTTGAAATGTCAAAACAGAAAATTATTCAGACAAGTTCGTACAGCATGGGCGGAGATTCTTATTCTGATTGCCAGCTGTCAGTAATTAAAGTCGTAGATTCTGATTCCGCACGCCACTAGAGGTGTGGGGTCGAACTGAAAGAAAACAATAAGTATGTGGGTTTCCTAGGAAAAGTAGTGTCACAGTTGAAATAGCTGACTTGTCAGCTCTCTCACATCTCACGCAGAGAAAATGGAGGAGTCACGAGAATCTCCGGCGGATCACGGCTTTTACATGCCGGCGGAGTGGGAACCTCATGCTCAAACCTGGATCGGTTGGCCTGTATGATCTCTCTATCTTCTCGTAACTCCATTTACGTAGAGAATGAATGGTTGGAGAAAATTCATTCTGTAAAACTGGATCTTGCTGTTTATAACTTTTGCATGCGATCTTCGTTTTCAGTTTTTCTTTTCTTGGTCCTGCTCATAGTTCGATTTGCTTCTAGATTACGATTTCGTCTTTCCTCTTCCTCCTTAAGTCTGTTGTGCAATGTTTCAGTTCGAGTTTGCTCATAGATTTGATTAGAGATGCAATCTGTGGCATCGCGATCTATAAACATGCTTTTGTGATCTTGGATTCTTTTTTTCTTAATTCTGAGTTTCTGATATAAACAATGGCTGGCAGGAACGGCAAGATAACTGGCGTCACAACGCTTTACCTGCACAGCGAGTGTTTGTAGATGTTGCAAAGGCAATCTCAGTCTTTGAACCTGTGACAGTCTGTGCAAGCTCGGCTCAGGTATGCTTAGTTAGAATCTTCATACCGGCGGAAATAGAAAAACATCATTAACTTCGAGTTTTTATCTGAAGTCTTTTTTTTTTGTTTTGCTTCCATGAATGTTAGTGGGAAAATGCAGGGAAACAGCTTCCAGAGGAGATTAGAGTTGTTGAGATGAGCATGAATGATTCTTGGTTCCGCGACTCTGGACCAACTGTGNNNNNNNNNNNNNNNNNNNNNNNNNNNNNNNNNNNNNNNNNNNNNNNNNNNNNNNNNNNNNNNNNNNNNNNNNNNNNNNNNNNNNNNNNNNNNNNNNNNNNNNNNNNNNNNNNNNNNNNNNNNNNNNNNNNNNNNNNNNNNNNNNNNNNNNNNNNNNNNNNNNNNNNNNNNNNNNNNNNNNNNNNNNNNNNNNNNNNNNNNNNNNNNNNNNNNNNNNNNNNNNNNNNNNNNNNNNNNNNNNNNNNNNNNNNNNNNNNNNNNNNNNNNNNNNNNNNNNNNNNNNNNNNNNNNNNNNNNNNNNNNNNNNNNNNNNNNNNNNNNNNNNNNNNNNNNNNNNNNNNNNNNNNNNNNNNNNNNNNNNNNNNNNNNNNNNNNNNNNNNNNNNNNNNNNNNNNNNNNNNNNNNNNNNNNNNNNNNNNNNNNNNNNNNNNNNNNNNNNNNNNNNNNNNNNNNNNNNNNNNNNNNNNNNNNNNNNNNNNNNNNNNNNNNNNNNNNNNNNNNNNNNNNNNNNNNNNNNNNNNNNNNNNNNNNNNNNNNNNNNNNNNNNNNNNNNNNNNNNNNNNNNNNNNNNNNNNNNNNNNNNNNNNNNNNNNNNNNNNNNNNNNNNNNNNNNNNNNNNNNNNNNNNNNNNNNNNNNNNNNNNNNNNNNNNNNNNNNNNNNNNNNNNNNNNNNNNNNNNNNNNNNNNNNNNNNNNNNNNNNNNNNNNNNNNNNNNNNNNNNNNNNNNNNNNNNNNNNNNNNNNNNNNNNNNNNNNNNNNNNNNNNNNNNNNNNNNNNNNNNNNNNNNNNNNNNNNNNNNNNNNNNNNNNNNNNNNNNNNNNNNNNNNNNNNNNNNNNNNNNNNNNNNNNNNNNNNNNNNNNNNNNNNNNNNNNNNNNNNNNNNNNNNNNNNNNNNNNNNNNNNNNNNNNNNNNNNNNNNNNNNNNNNNNNNNNNNNNNNNNNNNNNNNNNNNNNNNNNNNNNNNNNNNNNNNNNNNNNNNNNNNNNNNNNNNNNNNNNNNNNNNNNNNNNNNNNNNNNNNNNNNNNNNNNNNNNNNNNNNNNNNNNNNNNNNNNNNNNNNNNNNNNNNNNNNNNNNNNNNNNNNNNNNNNNNNNNNNNNNNNNNNNNNNNNNNNNNNNNNNNNNNNNNNNNNNNNNNNNNNNNNNNNNNNNNNNNNNNNNNNNNNNNNNNNNNNNNNNNNNNNNNNNNNNNNNNNNNNNNNNNNNNNNNNNNNNNNNNNNNNNNNNNNNNNNNNNNNNNNNNNNNNNNNNNNNNNNNNNNNNNNNNNNNNNNNNNNNNNNNNNNNNNNNNNNNNNNNNNNNNNNNNNNNNNNNNNNNNNNNNNNNNNNNNNNNNNNNNNNNNNNNNNNNNNNNNNNNNNNNNNNNNNNNNNNNNNNNNNNNNNNNNNNNNNNNNNNNNNNNNNNNNNNNNNNNNNNNNNNNNNNNNNNNNNNNNNNNNNNNNNNNNNNNNNNNNNNNNNNNNNNNNNNNNNNNNNNNNNNNNNNNNNNNNNNNNNNNNNNNNNNNNNNNNNNNNNNNNNNNNNNNNNNNNNNNNNNNNNNNNNNNNNNNNNNNNNNNNNNNNNNNNNNNNNNNNNNNNNNNNNNNNNNNNNNNNNNNNNNNNNNNNNNNNNNNNNNNNNNNNNNNNNNNNNNNNNNNNNNNNNNNNNNNNNNNNNNNNNNNNNNNNNNNNNNNNNNNNNNNNNNNNNNNNNNNNNNNNNNNNNNNNNNNNNNNNNNNNNNNNNNNNNNNNNNNNNNNNNNNNNNNNNNNNNNNNNNNNNNNNNNNNNNNNNNNNNNNNNNNNNNNNNNNNNNNNNNNNNNNNNNNNNNNNNNNNNNNNNNNNNNNNNNNNNNNNNNNNNNNNNNNNNNNNNNNNNNNNNNNNNNNNNNNNNNNNNNNNNNNNNNNNNNNNNNNNNNNNNNNNNNNNNNNNNNNNNNNNNNNNNNNNNNNNNNNNNNNNNNNNNNNNNNNNNNNNNNNNNNNNNNNNNNNNNNNNNNNNNNNNNNNNNNNNNNNNNNNNNNNNNNNNNNNNNNNNNNNNNNNNNNNNNNNNNNNNNNNNNNNNNNNNNNNNNNNNNNNNNNNNNNNNNNNNNNNNNNNNNNNNNNNNNNNNNNNNNNNNNNNNNNNNNNNNNNNNNNNNNNNNNNNNNNNNNNNNNNNNNNNNNNNNNNNNNNNNNNNNNNNNNNNNNNNNNNNNNNNNNNNNNNNNNNNNNNNNNNNNNNNNNNNNNNNNNNNNNNNNNNNNNNNNNNNNNNNNNNNNNNNNNNNNNNNNNNNNNNNNNNNNNNNNNNNNNNNNNNNNNNNNNNNNNNNNNNNNNNNNNNNNNNNNNNNNNNNNNNNNNNNNNNNNNNNNNNNNNNNNNNNNNNNNNNNNNNNNNNNNNNNNNNNNNNNNNNNNNNNNNNNNNNNNNNNNNNNNNNNNNNNNNNNNNNNNNNNNNNNNNNNNNNNNNNNNNNNNNNNNNNNNNNNNNNNNNNNNNNNNNNNNNNNNNNNNNNNNNNNNNNNNNNNNNNNNNNNNNNNNNNNNNNNNNNNNNNNNNNNNNNNNNNNNNNNNNNNNNNNNNNNNNNNNNNNNNNNNNNNNNNNNNNNNNNNNNNNNNNNNNNNNNNNNNNNNNNNNNNNNNNNNNNNNNNNNNNNNNNNNNNNNNNNNNNNNNNNNNNNNNNNNNNNNNNNNNNNNNNNNNNNNNNNNNNNNNNNNNNNNNNNNNNNNNNNNNNNNNNNNNNNNNNNNNNNNNNNNNNNNNNNNNNNNNNNNNNNNNNNNNNNNNNNNNNNNNNNNNNNNNNNNNNNNNNNNNNNNNNNNNNNNNNNNNNNNNNNNNNNNNNNNNNNNNNNNNNNNNNNNNNNNNNNNNNNNNNNNNNNNNNNNNNNNNNNNNNNNNNNNNNNNNNNNNNNNNNNNNNNNNNNNNNNNNNNNNNNNNNNNNNNNNNNNNNNNNNNNNNNNNNNNNNNNNNNNNNNNNNNNNNNNNNNNNNNNNNNNNNNNNNNNNNNNNNNNNNNNNNNNNNNNNNNNNNNNNNNNNNNNNNNNNNNNNNNNNNNNNNNNNNNNNNNNNNNNNNNNNNNNNNNNNNNNNNNNNNNNNNNNNNNNNNNNNNNNNNNNNNNNNNNNNNNNNNNNNNNNNNNNNNNNNNNNNNNNNNNNNNNNNNNNNNNNNNNNNNNNNNNNNNNNNNNNNNNNNNNNNNNNNNNNNNNNNNNNNNNNNNNNNNNNNNNNNNNNNNNNNNNNNNNNNNNNNNNNNNNNNNNNNNNNNNNNNNNNNNNNNNNNNNNNNNNNNNNNNNNNNNNNNNNNNNNNNNNNNNNNNNNNNNNNNNNNNNNNNNNNNNNNNNNNNNNNNNNNNNNNNNNNNNNNNNNNNNNNNNNNNNNNNNNNNNNNNNNNNNNNNNNNNNNNNNNNNNNNNNNNNNNNNNNNNNNNNNNNNNNNNNNNNNNNNNNNNNNNNNNNNNNNNNNNNNNNNNNNNNNNNNNNNNNNNNNNNNNNNNNNNNNNNNNNNNNNNNNNNNNNNNNNNNNNNNNNNNNNNNNNNNNNNNNNNNNNNNNNNNNNNNNNNNNNNNNNNNNNNNNNNNNNNNNNNNNNNNNNNNNNNNNNNNNNNNNNNNNNNNNNNNNNNNNNNNNNNNNNNNNNNNNNNNNNNNNNNNNNNNNNNNNNNNNNNNNNNNNNNNNNNNNNNNNNNNNNNNNNNNNNNNNNNNNNNNNNNNNNNNNNNNNNNNNNNNNNNNNNNNNNNNNNNNNNNNNNNNNNNNNNNNNNNNNNNNNNNNNNNNNNNNNNNNNNNNNNNNNNNNNNNNNNNNNNNNNNNNNNNNNNNNNNNNNNNNNNNNNNNNNNNNNNNNNNNNNNNNNNNNNNNNNNNNNNNNNNNNNNNNNNNNNNNNNNNNNNNNNNNNNNNNNNNNNNNNNNNNNNNNNNNNNNNNNNNNNNNNNNNNNNNNNNNNNNNNNNNNNNNNNNNNNNNNNNNNNNNNNNNNNNNNNNNNNNNNNNNNNNNNNNNNNNNNNNNNNNNNNNNNNNNNNNNNNNNNNNNNNNNNNNNNNNNNNNNNNNNNNNNNNNNNNNNNNNNNNNNNNNNNNNNNNNNNNNNNNNNNNNNNNNNNNNNNNNNNNNNNNNNNNNNNNNNNNNNNNNNNNNNNNNNNNNNNNNNNNNNNNNNNNNNNNNNNNNNNNNNNNNNNNNNNNNNNNNNNNNNNNNNNNNNNNNNNNNNNNNNNNNNNNNNNNNNNNNNNNNNNNNNNNNNNNNNNNNNNNNNNNNNNNNNNNNNNNNNNNNNNNNNNNNNNNNNNNNNNNNNNNNNNNNNNNNNNNNNNNNNNNNNNNNNNNNNNNNNNNNNNNNNNNNNNNNNNNNNNNNNNNNNNNNNNNNNNNNNNNNNNNNNNNNNNNNNNNNNNNNNNNNNNNNNNNNNNNNNNNNNNNNNNNNNNNNNNNNNNNNNNNNNNNNNNNNNNNNNNNNNNNNNNNNNNNNNNNNNNNNNNNNNNNNNNNNNNNNNNNNNNNNNNNNNNNNNNNNNNNNNNNNNNNNNNNNNNNNNNNNNNNNNNNNNNNNNNNNNNNNNNNNNNNNNNNNNNNNNNNNNNNNNNNNNNNNNNNNNNNNNNNNNNNNNNNNNNNNNNNNNNNNNNNNNNNNNNNNNNNNNNNNNNNNNNNNNNNNNNNNNNNNNNNNNNNNNNNNNNNNNNNNNNNNNNNNNNNNNNNNNNNNNNNNNNNNNNNNNNNNNNNNNNNNNNNNNNNNNNNNNNNNNNNNNNNNNNNNNNNNNNNNNNNNNNNNNNNNNNNNNNNNNNNNNNNNNNNNNNNNNNNNNNNNNNNNNNNNNNNNNNNNNNNNNNNNNNNNNNNNNNNNNNNNNNNNNNNNNNNNNNNNNNNNNNNNNNNNNNNNNNNNNNNNNNNNNNNNNNNNNNNNNNNNNNNNNNNNNNNNNNNNNNNNNNNNNNNNNNNNNNNNNNNNNNNNNNNNNNNNNNNNNNNNNNNNNNNNNNNNNNNNNNNNNNNNNNNNNNNNNNNNNNNNNNNNNNNNNNNNNNNNNNNNNNNNNNNNNNNNNNNNNNNNNNNNNNNNNNNNNNNNNNNNNNNNNNNNNNNNNNNNNNNNNNNNNNNNNNNNNNNNNNNNNNNNNNNNNNNNNNNNNNNNNNNNNNNNNNNNNNNNNNNNNNNNNNNNNNNNNNNNNNNNNNNNNNNNNNNNNNNNNNNNNNNNNNNNNNNNNNNNNNNNNNNNNNNNNNNNNNNNNNNNNNNNNNNNNNNNNNNNNNNNNNNNNNNNNNNNNNNNNNNNNNNNNNNNNNNNNNNNNNNNNNNNNNNNNNNNNNNNNNNNNNNNNNNNNNNNNNNNNNNNNNNNNNNNNNNNNNNNNNNNNNNNNNNNNNNNNNNNNNNNNNNNNNNNNNNNNNNNNNNNNNNNNNNNNNNNNNNNNNNNNNNNNNNNNNNNNNNNNNNNNNNNNNNNNNNNNNNNNNNNNNNNNNNNNNNNNNNNNNNNNNNNNNNNNNNNNNNNNNNNNNNNNNNNNNNNNNNNNNNNNNNNNNNNNNNNNNNNNNNNNNNNNNNNNNNNNNNNNNNNNNNNNNNNNNNNNNNNNNNNNNNNNNNNNNNNNNNNNNNNNNNNNNNNNNNNNNNNNNNNNNNNNNNNNNNNNNNNNNNNNNNNNNNNNNNNNNNNNNNNNNNNNNNNNNNNNNNNNNNNNNNNNNNNNNNNNNNNNNNNNNNNNNNNNNNNNNNNNNNNNNNNNNNNNNNNNNNNNNNNNNNNNNNNNNNNNNNNNNNNNNNNNNNNNNNNNNNNNNNNNNNNNNNNNNNNNNNNNNNNNNNNNNNNNNNNNNNNNNNNNNNNNNNNNNNNNNNNNNNNNNNNNNNNNNNNNNNNNNNNNNNNNNNNNNNNNNNNNNNNNNNNNNNNNNNNNNNNNNNNNNNNNNNNNNNNNNNNNNNNNNNNNNNNNNNNNNNNNNNNNNNNNNNNNNNNNNNNNNNNNNNNNNNNNNNNNNNNNNNNNNNNNNNNNNNNNNNNNNNNNNNNNNNNNNNNNNNNNNNNNNNNNNNNNNNNNNNNNNNNNNNNNNNNNNNNNNNNNNNNNNNNNNNNNNNNNNNNNNNNNNNNNNNNNNNNNNNNNNNNNNNNNNNNNNNNNNNNNNNNNNNNNNNNNNNNNNNNNNNNNNNNNNNNNNNNNNNNNNNNNNNNNNNNNNNNNNNNNNNNNNNNNNNNNNNNNNNNNNNNNNNNNNNNNNNNNNNNNNNNNNNNNNNNNNNNNNNNNNNNNNNNNNNNNNNNNNNNNNNNNNNNNNNNNNNNNNNNNNNNNNNNNNNNNNNNNNNNNNNNNNNNNNNNNNNNNNNNNNNNNNNNNNNNNNNNNNNNNNNNNNNNNNNNNNNNNNNNNNNNNNNNNNNNNNNNNNNNNNNNNNNNNNNNNNNNNNNNNNNNNNNNNNNNNNNNNNNNNNNNNNNNNNNNNNNNNNNNNNNNNNNNNNNNNNNNNNNNNNNNNNNNNNNNNNNNNNNNNNNNNNNNNNNNNNNNNNNNNNNNNNNNNNNNNNNNNNNNNNNNNNNNNNNNNNNNNNNNNNNNNNNNNNNNNNNNNNNNNNNNNNNNNNNNNNNNNNNNNNNNNNNNNNNNNNNNNNNNNNNNNNNNNNNNNNNNNNNNNNNNNNNNNNNNNNNNNNNNNNNNNNNNNNNNNNNNNNNNNNNNNNNNNNNNNNNNNNNNNNNNNNNNNNNNNNNNNNNNNNNNNNNNNNNNNNNNNNNNNNNNNNNNNNNNNNNNNNNNNNNNNNNNNNNNNNNNNNNNNNNNNNNNNNNNNNNNNNNNNNNNNNNNNNNNNNNNNNNNNNNNNNNNNNNNNNNNNNNNNNNNNNNNNNNNNNNNNNNNNNNNNNNNNNNNNNNNNNNNNNNNNNNNNNNNNNNNNNNNNNNNNNNNNNNNNNNNNNNNNNNNNNNNNNNNNNNNNNNNNNNNNNNNNNNNNNNNNNNNNNNNNNNNNNNNNNNNNNNNNNNNNNNNNNNNNNNNNNNNNNNNNNNNNNNNNNNNNNNNNNNNNNNNNNNNNNNNNNNNNNNNNNNNNNNNNNNNNNNNNNNNNNNNNNNNNNNNNNNNNNNNNNNNNNNNNNNNNNNNNNNNNNNNNNNNNNNNNNNNNNNNNNNNNNNNNNNNNNNNNNNNNNNNNNNNNNNNNNNNNNNNNNNNNNNNNNNNNNNNNNNNNNNNNNNNNNNNNNNNNNNNNNNNNNNNNNNNNNNNNNNNNNNNNNNNNNNNNNNNNNNNNNNNNNNNNNNNNNNNNNNNNNNNNNNNNNNNNNNNNNNNNNNNNNNNNNNNNNNNNNNNNNNNNNNNNNNNNNNNNNNNNNNNNNNNNNNNNNNNNNNNNNNNNNNNNNNNNNNNNNNNNNNNNNNNNNNNNNNNNNNNNNNNNNNNNNNNNNNNNNNNNNNNNNNNNNNNNNNNNNNNNNNNNNNNNNNNNNNNNNNNNNNNNNNNNNNNNNNNNNNNNNNNNNNNNNNNNNNNNNNNNNNNNNNNNNNNNNNNNNNNNNNNNNNNNNNNNNNNNNNNNNNNNNNNNNNNNNNNNNNNNNNNNNNNNNNNNNNNNNNNNNNNNNNNNNNNNNNNNNNNNNNNNNNNNNNNNNNNNNNNNNNNNNNNNNNNNNNNNNNNNNNNNNNNNNNNNNNNNNNNNNNNNNNNNNNNNNNNNNNNNNNNNNNNNNNNNNNNNNNNNNNNNNNNNNNNNNNNNNNNNNNNNNNNNNNNNNNNNNNNNNNNNNNNNNNNNNNNNNNNNNNNNNNNNNNNNNNNNNNNNNNNNNNNNNNNNNNNNNNNNNNNNNNNNNNNNNNNNNNNNNNNNNNNNNNNNNNNNNNNNNNNNNNNNNNNNNNNNNNNNNNNNNNNNNNNNNNNNNNNNNNNNNNNNNNNNNNNNNNNNNNNNNNNNNNNNNNNNNNNNNNNNNNNNNNNNNNNNNNNNNNNNNNNNNNNNNNNNNNNNNNNNNNNNNNNNNNNNNNNNNNNNNNNNNNNNNNNNNNNNNNNNNNNNNNNNNNNNNNNNNNNNNNNNNNNNNNNNNNNNNNNNNNNNNNNNNNNNNNNNNNNNNNNNNNNNNNNNNNNNNNNNNNNNNNNNNNNNNNNNNNNNNNNNNNNNNNNNNNNNNNNNNNNNNNNNNNNNNNNNNNNNNNNNNNNNNNNNNNNNNNNNNNNNNNNNNNNNNNNNNNNNNNNNNNNNNNNNNNNNNNNNNNNNNNNNNNNNNNNNNNNNNNNNNNNNNNNNNNNNNNNNNNNNNNNNNNNNNNNNNNNNNNNNNNNNNNNNNNNNNNNNNNNNNNNNNNNNNNNNNNNNNNNNNNNNNNNNNNNNNNNNNNNNNNNNNNNNNNNNNNNNNNNNNNNNNNNNNNNNNNNNNNNNNNNNNNNNNNNNNNNNNNNNNNNNNNNNNNNNNNNNNNNNNNNNNNNNNNNNNNNNNNNNNNNNNNNNNNNNNNNNNNNNNNNNNNNNNNNNNNNNNNNNNNNNNNNNNNNNNNNNNNNNNNNNNNNNNNNNNNNNNNNNNNNNNNNNNNNNNNNNNNNNNNNNNNNNNNNNNNNNNNNNNNNNNNNNNNNNNNNNNNNNNNNNNNNNNNNNNNNNNNNNNNNNNNNNNNNNNNNNNNNNNNNNNNNNNNNNNNNNNNNNNNNNNNNNNNNNNNNNNNNNNNNNNNNNNNNNNNNNNNNNNNNNNNNNNNNNNNNNNNNNNNNNNNNNNNNNNNNNNNNNNNNNNNNNNNNNNNNNNNNNNNNNNNNNNNNNNNNNNNNNNNNNNNNNNNNNNNNNNNNNNNNNNNNNNNNNNNNNNNNNNNNNNNNNNNNNNNNNNNNNNNNNNNNNNNNNNNNNNNNNNNNNNNNNNNNNNNNNNNNNNNNNNNNNNNNNNNNNNNNNNNNNNNNNNNNNNNNNNNNNNNNNNNNNNNNNNNNNNNNNNNNNNNNNNNNNNNNNNNNNNNNNNNNNNNNNNNNNNNNNNNNNNNNNNNNNNNNNNNNNNNNNNNNNNNNNNNNNNNNNNNNNNNNNNNNNNNNNNNNNNNNNNNNNNNNNNNNNNNNNNNNNNNNNNNNNNNNNNNNNNNNNNNNNNNNNNNNNNNNNNNNNNNNNNNNNNNNNNNNNNNNNNNNNNNNNNNNNNNNNNNNNNNNNNNNNNNNNNNNNNNNNNNNNNNNNNNNNNNNNNNNNNNNNNNNNNNNNNNNNNNNNNNNNNNNNNNNNNNNNNNNNNNNNNNNNNNNNNNNNNNNNNNNNNNNNNNNNNNNNNNNNNNNNNNNNNNNNNNNNNNNNNNNNNNNNNNNNNNNNNNNNNNNNNNNNNNNNNNNNNNNNNNNNNNNNNNNNNNNNNNNNNNNNNNNNNNNNNNNNNNNNNNNNNNNNNNNNNNNNNNNNNNNNNNNNNNNNNNNNNNNNNNNNNNNNNNNNNNNNNNNNNNNNNNNNNNNNNNNNNNNNNNNNNNNNNNNNNNNNNNNNNNNNNNNNNNNNNNNNNNNNNNNNNNNNNNNNNNNNNNNNNNNNNNNNNNNNNNNNNNNNNNNNNNNNNNNNNNNNNNNNNNNNNNNNNNNNNNNNNNNNNNNNNNNNNNNNNNNNNNNNNNNNNNNNNNNNNNNNNNNNNNNNNNNNNNNNNNNNNNNNNNNNNNNNNNNNNNNNNNNNNNNNNNNNNNNNNNNNNNNNNNNNNNNNNNNNNNNNNNNNNNNNNNNNNNNNNNNNNNNNNNNNNNNNNNNNNNNNNNNNNNNNNNNNNNNNNNNNNNNNNNNNNNNNNNNNNNNNNNNNNNNNNNNNNNNNNNNNNNNNNNNNNNNNNNNN
Proteins encoded:
- the LOC106309850 gene encoding H/ACA ribonucleoprotein complex subunit 2-like protein; translation: MGSDTEGEKSIQKEEKKKIISLAPIAKPLAGKKLQKRTFKLIQKAAGNKCLKRGVKEVVKSIRRGQKGLCVIAGNISPIDVITHLPVLCEEAGVPYVYVPSKEDLAQAGATKRPTCCVLVMLKPAKGELSAEDLEKLKTDYEQVSEDVKELSTSVI
- the LOC106308378 gene encoding agmatine deiminase-like: MEESRESPADHGFYMPAEWEPHAQTWIGWPERQDNWRHNALPAQRVFVDVAKAISVFEPVTVCASSAQWENAGKQLPEEIRVVEMSMNDSWFRDSGPTVDHRWRKQNGSSVPTWCGSEVDHRDPRA